The region GCATACCCGGATAAACTAAACACGTCCTTTTTAAGGATGGCGGCGGCTACGTCATAGCTTACTAACCCGGGTATCTCAATATCTAAAGGGGAGGTAACGTATGCTTCAGCGTCTTCCCCCTCTCCCAGGCCGGGTATTTTTAATGTTCGTTTATTGGGAATAGGGATAGAATCGGCTAATTTGGGGTCGGTAATAATCATCAACCCAACACCGGTATCTAATATAAAATTGTATGGGCCTTTATGATTAATGCTTAATTTAATAACCATAAGGCTCCGAACCAATCGAAAAGGGATGGTTACTTTTTTTTTATGATAATCCAGATCAAAGTATTGTGCCTGGGCTGTAAAAAAACAAACCGAAAATAAACACGCCAGCCACACTGCCCGGAATTGCTTTATTTTATGAAATAGCGTGAGTAGCAAGGTTATTATAGTTGGTATATTAAATTTACAACAATAATTGGTTAAATTGAATAAATGTATGTTAAAAACAACTTTTGTATTTCTGCTAATGATTTGTGGCTTACTATTATTTAGTGATACCATTTATGCCCGAACCATAAAAAAAAGAAAGATAAAAAGACAATTTAAGCATTCGCTCATCATGCGTGATCATTTTACGGGCTTCGCATTGTATGATCTGGATGATCAAAAAATGATATATGAGTTAAATGCCGATAAATATTTTATCCCGGCATCCAATACCAAGCTCTTTACTTTTTACACCTGTCTTAAAATGCTGGGCGATTCTATCCCCGCTCTTCGGTATGAATTGCGGAATGATTCACTGGTGTTTTGGGGTACTGGTGACCCGTCTTTTCTGCATAGCGATCTGAAAGGAACTAAGGGGTTGGACTTCTTAGCCCAAAGCAATAAAAAATTGTACTATGCAGCAACGGGTTACAAGAACAACTTTTTTGGAGCAGGCTGGGCCTGGGACGACTATAACGATTATTACCAGGCAGAAATAACAGGCTTCCCTATAGAAGATAATGTTGCTTTACTATATGCTGATGGCAATGGTAACCTGCAGGTTAAACCCTCCTACCTCAAACGGTTTTTAAACCGCGATACCAGCTATCATCCGGATAGGTTTAGAGTTAGACGTGACTTTTTAAGCAACAATTTTGCGTATCCGGTAATGCCTGTACCGCCAAATTTCAGACAGGAAATCCCCTGGAAAACAAGTGTCGAACTAACATTGGATTTGTTACAGGATACGCTGAAAAAGCCGGTGTGCCCTATAAATATGCCGCTAAGTGCTAGCGCAAAAACAATCTATAATACCAGCTCCCGTGTTGTTTACAAAAGAATGCTGCAACCCAGCGATAATTTTATTGCAGAGCAATTATTGTTAACCTGTTCGTCCGTAAAGTTTAATAGCCTTAATACTGATTCGGTGATCAGTTACTCCAAAATACATTTTTTGAATGATTTGCCTGATGAACCGCAATGGGTTGATGGTTCCGGGCTTTCACGCCTCAACCTGTTTACCCCCCGAAGCATTATAGCACTATTACAAAAAATTAAAGAACAAGTAAATAACGACTCATTACTGTACAGCATGTTGCCGGCCGGCGGAGCTACCGGCACGCTTAAAAATGCGTATAAAACAGATAATGGACAGGTATTTGTATGGGCAAAAACCGGCTCGCTATCCAACAACTACAACCAAAGTGGCTACCTGGTTACTCGGAAAGGAAAACGATTAGCATTTTCGTTTATGAATAACAACTTTACCAGACCGGTTAAAGAGATACGTGATGAAATGGTACGGATCATGACCTATATTCATGAAGAGTTTTAACCTACTCCCAACCCTCCCCGAAGGAGAGGGCTTTTATTAGTAAATTGATATTACCCCCTGTTTTTAAGTCCTCTCTTTTGGGGAGGATTTAGGTGGGGTTTTAGTTCAACCGCCGCATTAGCTGCTCTTCAACCATTTTAAATACCTGTATTGGTTTTAACGTACGCCAGCTCAGATCATCAAGCACGCCGCCAAAATTGATGTAGTAATCGATATTGTTGCGCTTAAACTCATCTATTACATGTTCGCGAAAATTGATGCCGGCTATCCAGCCATCCTCAATATCCTGAAACCACTCTTCGTAATAACAATCATCCGAAGAGTGAAAATTGAGCACATTTTCACCAATCAGTATAAAACGGGTAATACCGCTGTCAACCATCAGATCGAGTAACTCGCGTTTCAATATCATGATGTCATTGCCAATGGCATCGTTCCATTCGCCAATAAACTCAATAATGGTATAACCTTTCTCGTAATCGGCAAATAAAACTTTCAGATATAAAGTATTAGAGCCGAAAGCATCCCACTGGGGGTGTAACAGATAGTTATATACCTGCTTGTCAAATTCAAACTCACTGTATTCTGTAGCATAAAAAGGCGAATATTCATCCTCTGCTGCTATATAATCATCACGCCAACGGTAATATGGTTCTATCTCGTGCATATCTTTTAGTCAAATGTGCGGATATGCAGATGTTTCAGATGTGCCAATGTGCAGATTTCAGATGTGCAGATTATCTTAATCATTTACACATCCGCACGTCTACATATTTGCGCATCTGAAACATTTGCACATCAATTCGTTTTTTTATAATTATCAACCGCGTTGCGTACGCTTCCGTATTGTTTTAACAACGCGGCGGCTTCGTCTTCATTTAAACCGGTTTCTTCCATCACCATACGGGCTCCGCGATTAACCAGTTTATTGTTACTCAATTGCATATCAACCATCTTGTTCCCTTTTACACGGCCCAGTTGTATCATAACACTGGTGCTCAGCATGTTTAAAACAAGTTTTTGAGCCGTGCCGGCTTTCATGCGGGTTGACCCGGTTAAAAACTCCGGTCCGGTAACTACCTCAACCGGGTATTGTGCTTCGGCAGCTACAGGGCTACCACTATTACAAACTACACAGCCGGTTACAATATTATTTTTATGGGCCATTTTTAACCCTCCAATTACATAAGGAGTAGTACCCGAGGCGGCAATGCCCACCACAACATCTTTATCAGTAATGTGAAACTCTGCCAAATCTTTCCAGGCTTGCTCTGTATCATCTTCTGCAAACTCTACAGCTTTGCGTATGGCGCCATCGCCGCCGGCAATAATACCTACCACCATATCAAACGGAACACCAAATGTTGGCG is a window of Mucilaginibacter inviolabilis DNA encoding:
- a CDS encoding D-alanyl-D-alanine carboxypeptidase/D-alanyl-D-alanine-endopeptidase — translated: MLKTTFVFLLMICGLLLFSDTIYARTIKKRKIKRQFKHSLIMRDHFTGFALYDLDDQKMIYELNADKYFIPASNTKLFTFYTCLKMLGDSIPALRYELRNDSLVFWGTGDPSFLHSDLKGTKGLDFLAQSNKKLYYAATGYKNNFFGAGWAWDDYNDYYQAEITGFPIEDNVALLYADGNGNLQVKPSYLKRFLNRDTSYHPDRFRVRRDFLSNNFAYPVMPVPPNFRQEIPWKTSVELTLDLLQDTLKKPVCPINMPLSASAKTIYNTSSRVVYKRMLQPSDNFIAEQLLLTCSSVKFNSLNTDSVISYSKIHFLNDLPDEPQWVDGSGLSRLNLFTPRSIIALLQKIKEQVNNDSLLYSMLPAGGATGTLKNAYKTDNGQVFVWAKTGSLSNNYNQSGYLVTRKGKRLAFSFMNNNFTRPVKEIRDEMVRIMTYIHEEF
- the murQ gene encoding N-acetylmuramic acid 6-phosphate etherase yields the protein METITERESHYKNLEQLSVLEILESINKEDQTVPLAVKKALPQIEQLATVTASKMRDGGRLFYIGAGTSGRLGVVDASECPPTFGVPFDMVVGIIAGGDGAIRKAVEFAEDDTEQAWKDLAEFHITDKDVVVGIAASGTTPYVIGGLKMAHKNNIVTGCVVCNSGSPVAAEAQYPVEVVTGPEFLTGSTRMKAGTAQKLVLNMLSTSVMIQLGRVKGNKMVDMQLSNNKLVNRGARMVMEETGLNEDEAAALLKQYGSVRNAVDNYKKTN